The following are from one region of the Myxocyprinus asiaticus isolate MX2 ecotype Aquarium Trade chromosome 2, UBuf_Myxa_2, whole genome shotgun sequence genome:
- the aprt gene encoding adenine phosphoribosyltransferase produces MEEKLELISKCIRTFQDFPTKGIIFKDICPILKDPKALAAVIDLFEEHVRQNYPQVDLIVGVDARGFLFGPLLAQRLGIGFAPIRKKGTLPGPTISVAYTLEYAKAEAEMQEGAVSPGQKVLIIDDLLATGGTLYAACELVKQQQVKVLGCLVVIELKNLNGSDKLKPTSVFSLVQY; encoded by the exons ATGGAAGAGAAATTGGAGCTCATCTCTAAATGCATCAGAACTTTCCAGGATTTTCCCACGAAAGGGATTATCTTCAA GGACATTTGTCCAATCCTGAAGGATCCGAAGGCGCTGGCTGCTGTGATAGATCTGTTTGAAGAGCACGTCAGGCAGAATTACCCTCAAGTGGATCTTATAGTCG GAGTTGATGCGCGAGGATTCCTGTTTGGGCCACTTTTGGCACAGAGATTAGGAATAGGCTTTGCTCCGATCAGGAAAAAGGGGACTCTGCCTGGGCCTACAATATCAGTAGCGTACACTCTTGAGTATGCAAAG GCTGAGGCAGAGATGCAGGAAGGTGCTGTATCTCCGGGACAGAAGGTCCTGATCATTGATGACTTACTGGCTACTGGGG GAACCCTGTATGCGGCATGTGAGTTGGTCAAACAGCAGCAGGTGAAGGTGTTGGGCTGTTTGGTGGTGATTGAACTGAAGAATCTCAATGGATCAGACAAGCTGAAGCCAACTTCTGTGTTCTCTCTAGTACAGTACTGA